In the Elusimicrobiota bacterium genome, one interval contains:
- a CDS encoding alpha-amylase family protein yields MAQQKQWWLNEPIRIIEFPDKFNDYAKKVQTLKKLGGNAEHLLNYAFKRGKSEQLETFHEPGEHYLEVDAVSLKKYLEHTRKQKTRVIVYYNVHAENKKYIDLMPGWVQRKEDGTAIDNLYGLNTSFCVNSPWRDRVFKIVGDLASCGVDGIFFDGPIFVTNTCYCAACKTAFQKKYGYELPSKTKLVSQRENPQWYDLVEFQSESISSFLAESNRQIKKVNPDTLLYMNGNTLSPDWPTGRNNRKVIEVTDVLGAEGGFLYGELRESIYKPGATAKWVNGLANGKPSVVFCAAGHKPWNFSTLPAGEISILYSQTITHQANVWLAYSDDPWCYQDEVKVLQKYNAFIKKYPELFMNTVSLASVALVWPAQTGNYYTGSEIPLTDFTKEMKSEKAGNVLEEFYGLYAILARNHVPFDVIDEKTLENTDPKYKLVVFPNVACMSKKMVDGVKKFVFSGGNIMSSFETSLYDEKGKKLENLQLSDVMGVENVSTPFGPLNWDFIYAADPGHYSVKGLVKRNYIVSTIHGLNITARKNAVVPIKYFDPLVGRYAGSPKKSEKPFLIENKYGNGRSIFFAGTIGHAVARFNFPDFYRIAGNALKPLAGVGVKLTNAPSSIEITARKNKESGDVYAYFVNLTSESKRPIEQIVPVHDVGVELKIDKKVKNVTALWASKKIKFTQKGSTVKFVLPKIEEYEVVKLEGK; encoded by the coding sequence ATGGCTCAACAAAAACAGTGGTGGCTTAACGAACCGATACGGATTATTGAGTTCCCGGATAAGTTTAATGATTACGCGAAGAAAGTACAAACCCTGAAAAAACTCGGGGGTAATGCCGAGCATTTGCTTAACTACGCGTTTAAACGCGGGAAAAGTGAGCAACTTGAAACGTTTCATGAACCCGGGGAGCATTATCTGGAAGTTGATGCTGTATCACTAAAAAAATATCTCGAACATACAAGGAAACAAAAAACGCGGGTGATTGTGTACTATAACGTTCACGCAGAAAATAAAAAGTATATTGATCTTATGCCGGGCTGGGTACAACGGAAAGAAGACGGTACGGCTATTGATAACCTCTATGGCCTTAACACATCGTTTTGTGTTAATAGTCCATGGAGAGATAGGGTATTCAAAATCGTAGGTGATCTCGCATCCTGCGGGGTGGACGGCATATTTTTTGATGGGCCGATTTTTGTGACAAACACGTGTTACTGTGCGGCATGTAAAACCGCATTCCAAAAAAAGTATGGGTACGAGTTACCATCAAAAACTAAGCTTGTTTCCCAACGCGAGAATCCGCAGTGGTACGACCTTGTGGAGTTTCAGTCAGAAAGTATAAGTTCTTTTCTTGCTGAATCAAACCGACAAATAAAAAAGGTTAATCCTGATACGTTACTGTATATGAACGGCAACACATTATCCCCTGACTGGCCGACAGGGCGGAATAACCGCAAGGTAATCGAAGTTACCGACGTCCTCGGTGCAGAGGGCGGGTTCTTGTACGGCGAACTCCGTGAATCTATCTATAAACCCGGCGCAACGGCGAAATGGGTTAATGGATTGGCGAATGGTAAACCATCAGTTGTTTTCTGTGCAGCGGGGCATAAGCCATGGAATTTTTCTACTCTTCCCGCTGGTGAGATCAGTATTCTGTACAGTCAGACTATCACGCATCAGGCAAATGTGTGGTTGGCATATTCCGATGACCCGTGGTGTTATCAGGACGAAGTTAAGGTTTTGCAGAAATATAATGCGTTTATCAAAAAGTATCCTGAACTGTTTATGAATACCGTGTCGTTAGCGTCAGTAGCACTGGTATGGCCTGCTCAAACAGGGAATTATTATACAGGATCTGAAATCCCGCTGACAGATTTTACGAAAGAAATGAAATCTGAAAAAGCAGGGAATGTTCTGGAAGAGTTCTACGGTTTATACGCTATTCTCGCAAGGAACCATGTGCCGTTTGATGTTATCGACGAAAAAACTCTTGAGAATACCGACCCGAAGTACAAACTGGTGGTATTCCCTAATGTCGCGTGTATGTCAAAAAAAATGGTTGATGGGGTTAAGAAGTTTGTGTTTTCCGGAGGGAACATTATGTCCTCGTTTGAAACGTCGTTATATGACGAAAAGGGAAAGAAACTTGAAAACCTGCAACTATCGGACGTTATGGGTGTCGAAAATGTTAGTACACCGTTTGGCCCATTGAACTGGGATTTTATCTACGCAGCGGATCCTGGGCATTATAGTGTTAAAGGCTTGGTAAAACGTAACTATATAGTATCAACAATTCACGGGCTAAACATCACTGCAAGAAAAAATGCTGTGGTGCCGATTAAGTATTTTGATCCTCTCGTAGGAAGGTATGCCGGTTCACCTAAGAAGTCAGAGAAACCGTTCCTCATTGAGAATAAATACGGAAATGGGAGATCGATATTTTTTGCTGGAACTATAGGCCATGCAGTAGCCAGGTTTAACTTTCCCGACTTTTATCGTATTGCCGGGAATGCCTTAAAACCATTAGCCGGAGTTGGGGTTAAACTGACCAACGCACCGTCTTCTATCGAGATTACGGCAAGAAAAAATAAGGAGTCCGGCGATGTATACGCATACTTCGTGAACTTGACATCAGAAAGTAAACGCCCGATTGAGCAAATTGTGCCGGTACATGATGTCGGGGTTGAACTTAAAATTGATAAGAAAGTAAAGAATGTTACAGCATTATGGGCCAGTAAAAAAATTAAGTTCACGCAAAAAGGTAGTACTGTGAAGTTTGTGCTTCCTAAAATTGAAGAATACGAAGTTGTAAAACTTGAAGGCAAATAA